In Spirochaetota bacterium, a genomic segment contains:
- a CDS encoding FecR domain-containing protein: MLIFKIFNIRKIFTYLIMFFVFIVLFSVSGFSLEISFLVGKVDLIRNGKKIGAGIGIQVVSGDMIITGKGGLVVLSYTDGSEIKVFETSKIRIGSKNIRYSDNPSVISGVVRGKFAKLLKGSERKVYSPTTVCSVRGTDFLVGVSDGIDSKVELSEGTLDLYNPYGNVNLKGKQNADIGVADVPRKKTGRGMPIKVWKNQRDEEFIRDPESKSNKLNSYIEFFNTRSADITDDIVFFDKNQTNAQTMEKKRLEETNIELEDLQISVTDDMILNEGTNSSLDNILNKFQKDKGEIYNTFLGIKEESNKVLEQQRRNYEAIKSVREAYQKAYNDIIGKHKDYMNKLKGGFNKSDYIPKKE, from the coding sequence ATGTTAATATTCAAAATCTTTAATATAAGGAAAATTTTTACTTATTTAATCATGTTTTTTGTTTTTATTGTACTATTCTCTGTTTCAGGATTTTCCCTTGAAATTTCATTTCTTGTTGGAAAGGTTGATCTCATCAGAAACGGCAAGAAAATTGGGGCTGGTATAGGCATACAGGTTGTTTCAGGGGATATGATAATTACAGGAAAGGGGGGATTGGTCGTTTTATCTTATACCGATGGCAGTGAAATAAAAGTATTTGAGACCAGCAAGATTAGGATCGGCAGTAAGAATATCAGGTATTCTGATAACCCCTCAGTGATTTCTGGTGTTGTGAGGGGTAAATTTGCAAAATTATTAAAGGGTTCAGAGCGCAAAGTATATTCTCCAACTACTGTCTGTTCAGTCAGAGGGACAGATTTTCTTGTCGGTGTGAGCGATGGAATCGATTCTAAAGTAGAGTTGAGCGAAGGGACGCTTGATCTTTATAATCCCTATGGGAATGTAAACCTAAAGGGGAAACAAAATGCTGACATAGGAGTGGCGGATGTCCCCAGGAAAAAGACCGGAAGAGGAATGCCAATCAAAGTCTGGAAAAATCAGAGGGATGAGGAATTCATCAGGGATCCTGAAAGCAAGAGTAATAAACTGAATTCTTATATTGAATTTTTTAATACCAGAAGCGCAGATATTACGGATGACATCGTTTTTTTTGATAAAAATCAGACTAACGCGCAAACAATGGAAAAGAAGCGGTTAGAAGAAACAAATATTGAGCTTGAGGATCTGCAAATCAGTGTGACAGATGATATGATTCTTAATGAGGGAACAAATTCATCCCTTGATAACATTTTAAATAAATTTCAAAAGGATAAGGGAGAAATTTACAATACCTTTTTAGGTATCAAAGAGGAATCAAATAAGGTACTTGAGCAGCAACGAAGAAATTACGAAGCAATAAAGAGTGTCAGAGAAGCATACCAAAAGGCGTATAATGATATTATAGGAAAGCATAAAGACTATATGAATAAGTTGAAGGGAGGCTTCAATAAGAGTGATTATATTCCAAAGAAGGAATAG
- a CDS encoding IS630 family transposase, with amino-acid sequence MSQKISTLQDFRLFQETLLKNNYKGKSSYLSQGQQAELSKHLENSIYSDAKSIVEYVKETFNIVYSPKSIVSLLHRLGFVYKKTKRVPGKANPLVQEKFINEIYKKIKDLKGEHDRIYFMDGVHPQHNSMPANGWIKKGTTKEIPSNTGRKCININGAINIEDFNFIHWEDERINSESTIALFQQIEEANPLAEQPFVIIDNARYYRSKLVKGYVKNSKIVTVFLPPYSPNLNLIE; translated from the coding sequence ATGTCACAAAAAATTTCAACTCTTCAGGACTTTCGACTTTTTCAGGAAACCTTACTTAAGAACAATTATAAAGGTAAATCCAGTTATTTATCTCAAGGTCAACAAGCTGAGCTCAGCAAACATTTAGAAAATAGTATTTATTCAGATGCTAAAAGTATTGTCGAATATGTCAAAGAAACATTTAACATAGTATATAGTCCGAAAAGTATCGTTTCATTACTTCATAGACTTGGTTTTGTATACAAGAAAACAAAACGTGTTCCAGGCAAAGCGAATCCTTTGGTACAAGAAAAATTTATTAACGAGATATATAAAAAGATCAAAGATCTTAAAGGTGAACACGATCGTATATATTTTATGGATGGTGTTCATCCTCAACATAATTCCATGCCTGCTAATGGCTGGATAAAAAAAGGAACAACAAAAGAAATCCCAAGCAATACAGGTAGAAAATGTATCAATATAAATGGCGCAATAAATATTGAAGATTTCAATTTTATTCATTGGGAAGACGAACGTATTAATTCAGAATCTACTATTGCGTTATTTCAACAAATTGAAGAAGCAAATCCATTAGCAGAACAGCCTTTTGTTATTATCGATAATGCTCGTTACTACCGTTCAAAATTAGTAAAAGGTTATGTAAAAAATTCAAAGATCGTGACAGTTTTTTTGCCACCATACTCACCAAACTTGAACCTAATTGAATGA
- a CDS encoding TIGR01212 family radical SAM protein (This family includes YhcC from E. coli K-12, an uncharacterized radical SAM protein.) gives MPSKRNINHYKSGNWFGKPYLFFGDYLKYKFNTSLYKLPINANLSCPNRDGTIGTSGCIYCSEDGSASPTSYGLSHITKQMDNAKNSLRRRDAKTKYIAYFQAYTNTYASTAELKELYDIAIAFEDVIGMMIATRPDCLTEEVIDLIADYKRDNFELWLEIGMQSMHEKSLRLLQRGHLHTATRDSIFRASQRGIPVCAHIIIGIPDESWDEIMETAREISSMPVRGIKFHHLHVIKGTSLEKYYLDGKIKTITFNEYISTICDFIERLRPDIIIHRLLGDRDEATLVAPLWGLHKGTVIKAIEDEFIRRGSYQGLLYEDNNLFGID, from the coding sequence TTGCCTTCCAAGAGAAACATAAATCACTATAAATCAGGAAATTGGTTCGGGAAGCCTTATCTTTTTTTTGGCGATTATCTTAAGTATAAATTCAACACAAGCCTATATAAACTCCCAATAAACGCCAATCTTTCATGTCCCAATCGTGATGGCACAATCGGAACCTCAGGGTGTATCTATTGCTCTGAAGATGGATCAGCCTCTCCTACTTCCTATGGGCTTTCCCACATTACCAAACAGATGGATAATGCTAAAAATAGCCTTAGGAGAAGGGATGCAAAGACAAAATATATCGCATATTTCCAAGCCTATACCAATACATATGCTTCAACAGCAGAATTAAAAGAGCTATACGATATAGCAATAGCTTTTGAGGATGTGATAGGCATGATGATAGCAACAAGGCCGGATTGTCTTACAGAAGAGGTTATCGATCTTATTGCTGATTACAAGAGGGATAACTTTGAACTCTGGCTTGAAATAGGTATGCAGTCCATGCATGAGAAGAGTTTAAGACTACTACAGAGAGGTCATCTGCACACTGCGACAAGGGACTCAATATTTAGGGCATCACAGAGGGGGATTCCTGTCTGCGCACATATCATAATTGGAATACCTGATGAATCGTGGGATGAGATTATGGAAACAGCAAGGGAAATATCCTCCATGCCCGTACGCGGAATAAAATTTCATCACCTTCATGTGATTAAAGGAACAAGTTTAGAGAAGTATTATTTAGATGGTAAAATTAAAACAATCACATTCAATGAATACATATCTACTATATGTGATTTTATTGAAAGGTTGAGACCCGATATAATAATCCATCGGCTTTTGGGTGACAGAGATGAGGCTACATTGGTTGCTCCGTTATGGGGTCTACATAAAGGGACAGTAATAAAAGCTATTGAGGATGAGTTTATCAGGAGGGGAAGTTATCAGGGTTTGCTTTATGAAGATAATAATCTCTTTGGGATTGATTAG